A stretch of Stenotrophomonas indicatrix DNA encodes these proteins:
- the pbpC gene encoding penicillin-binding protein 1C → MKVRSLKTRLPRLRQRLQPLWPWLRWGTTALLVLLLVLDFAFPPPLPRQRDTSTLVVAADGSPMRAFADAEGVWRYPASVDSVSPLYLQALLTYEDRWFWQHPGINPLAILRAGGQLLRGGRIVSGGSTLTMQVARILDPHTRTPWGKLKQMLRAVQLEVHLSKREILALYLERAPYGGTIEGVEAASWAYLGKPAAQLSHAEAALLAVLPQAPSRLRPDRHPEAAQKARDKVLARMAELGAWTPEEVEDARIENVVARSLRPPLHAALLAQRLHSAHPGQARIQSSIDIGLQRTLEERVASYFSTLPERTSAALLVVDNQTLQARAYVGTLSFGDRQRLGHVDMVQAWRSPGSTLKPFLYAMALDDGLIHSESLLVDAPQSFGSYRPGNFDMAFNGPVSAASALRLSLNVPSVDLLQRVGAARFAARLSHAGIQLRFPPGSSPNLSLILGGTGARLEDLVGAFAALNRNGIAGRVRYTDDEPMIERRLASPGASWIVREMLESNPRPGYGVGTFDVGGRPRVAWKTGTSYGYRDAWAIGSTRHYTVGVWVGRPDGTPLPGQYGAVTALPLMFEVVDSLPRQRGDAAAAPMPASVTQADICWPTGELAEGLPAALCQRRLSAYLLDGAAPPTFPEREARRWQPGRQRYLADARTGLRVSADCSAPHEEVAREIARWPALLSPWLPKATRDASQLPALSPDCRDDGREASVALHIDGLNEGATLARAPNAEHGVRLQLRALGSEQAVDWLLDGRWIAQTRGAQLMQREFADPGAHTLTALAADGAWTQVRFNVLR, encoded by the coding sequence ATGAAGGTGAGATCGCTGAAAACGCGGCTGCCGCGCCTGCGGCAGCGGCTGCAACCGCTGTGGCCGTGGCTGCGCTGGGGCACGACGGCGTTGCTGGTGCTGCTGCTGGTACTGGATTTCGCCTTCCCGCCGCCGTTGCCCCGGCAACGCGACACCAGCACGCTGGTGGTCGCCGCTGACGGCAGCCCGATGCGGGCGTTCGCCGATGCCGAGGGCGTGTGGCGCTATCCGGCGTCGGTCGACAGCGTGTCGCCGCTGTACCTGCAGGCGCTGCTGACCTACGAGGATCGCTGGTTCTGGCAGCACCCGGGCATCAATCCGCTGGCGATCCTGCGTGCCGGTGGGCAGCTTCTGCGAGGTGGCCGCATCGTCTCCGGAGGCTCGACCCTGACCATGCAGGTGGCGCGCATTCTCGATCCGCATACGCGCACGCCCTGGGGCAAGCTGAAGCAGATGCTGCGTGCGGTGCAGCTTGAGGTGCACCTGTCCAAGCGCGAGATCCTCGCGTTGTATCTGGAGCGCGCGCCCTACGGTGGCACCATCGAAGGCGTGGAGGCGGCCAGCTGGGCCTACCTCGGTAAGCCGGCCGCGCAGCTTTCGCATGCCGAGGCCGCGTTGCTGGCGGTGCTGCCACAGGCACCCAGCCGTTTGCGCCCGGATCGTCATCCCGAAGCCGCGCAGAAGGCTCGCGACAAGGTACTGGCGCGCATGGCCGAGCTCGGCGCATGGACGCCGGAGGAAGTGGAAGATGCGCGCATCGAGAACGTGGTCGCACGCTCGCTGCGTCCACCACTGCACGCGGCACTGCTGGCCCAGCGCCTGCACTCGGCGCATCCAGGGCAGGCGCGGATCCAGAGCAGCATCGACATCGGCCTGCAGCGCACCCTTGAAGAGCGCGTGGCCAGCTATTTCTCCACGCTGCCCGAGCGCACGTCAGCCGCACTGCTGGTGGTCGACAACCAGACCCTGCAGGCGCGTGCGTATGTCGGCACGCTGTCTTTCGGTGATCGGCAACGGCTGGGCCACGTGGACATGGTGCAGGCCTGGCGCTCGCCGGGCTCCACGCTGAAGCCGTTTCTGTATGCGATGGCACTCGATGATGGCCTGATCCATTCCGAGAGCTTGCTGGTGGATGCGCCGCAGAGCTTCGGCAGCTATCGGCCGGGCAACTTCGACATGGCCTTCAACGGGCCGGTCAGTGCTGCCAGTGCGCTGCGCCTGTCGCTGAACGTGCCGTCGGTCGACCTGCTGCAGCGGGTAGGTGCGGCACGCTTCGCCGCGCGCCTGTCGCACGCCGGCATCCAGTTGCGCTTCCCGCCGGGCAGTTCGCCCAATCTGTCGCTGATCCTCGGCGGCACCGGCGCACGGCTGGAAGACCTGGTCGGTGCGTTCGCTGCGCTCAACCGCAACGGCATTGCCGGCCGCGTGCGCTACACCGATGACGAACCGATGATCGAGCGGCGGCTGGCTTCGCCCGGTGCCAGCTGGATCGTGCGCGAGATGCTGGAATCGAATCCGCGCCCGGGGTACGGCGTTGGCACGTTCGACGTTGGCGGGCGGCCGCGCGTGGCCTGGAAGACCGGAACCAGCTATGGCTACCGCGATGCGTGGGCGATCGGCAGTACCCGCCACTACACCGTGGGCGTGTGGGTGGGGCGCCCCGATGGCACGCCGTTGCCGGGGCAGTACGGCGCGGTCACCGCCTTGCCGTTGATGTTCGAGGTGGTCGACAGCCTGCCGCGCCAACGCGGCGATGCGGCGGCCGCGCCGATGCCGGCCAGCGTGACCCAGGCAGACATCTGCTGGCCAACTGGAGAACTGGCCGAAGGGTTGCCAGCGGCACTCTGCCAGCGACGCCTGTCGGCCTATCTGCTGGACGGTGCGGCACCGCCGACGTTCCCCGAACGCGAGGCACGGCGATGGCAGCCTGGCCGCCAACGCTACCTGGCTGACGCGCGCACCGGACTGCGCGTATCGGCTGATTGCAGCGCGCCGCATGAGGAAGTCGCGCGGGAAATCGCGCGATGGCCGGCGCTGTTGTCACCCTGGCTACCCAAGGCCACCCGCGATGCCTCACAGCTTCCCGCACTGTCGCCGGACTGTCGCGATGATGGTCGCGAGGCCAGCGTGGCCCTGCATATCGATGGCCTCAATGAAGGCGCGACGCTGGCGCGTGCACCCAATGCCGAACACGGCGTACGCCTGCAGCTGCGCGCATTGGGCAGCGAACAGGCCGTGGACTGGCTGCTGGATGGTCGATGGATCGCGCAGACGCGCGGTGCGCAGCTGATGCAGCGCGAGTTCGCCGATCCGGGGGCGCATACGTTGACCGCGCTGGCTGCTGACGGCGCCTGGACGCAGGTACGGTTCAACGTGCTGCGGTAG